Within the Agromyces ramosus genome, the region GAACGCGCTGAGCGGGGCGTCGTCCCCGGCGGACGCGCTTGCCGAGGCGCAGGCGATGGCAGCCGAGAAGCTCGAGAAGTAGTCGACAGCACCACCGCACCACCCTCGATCGGAGAAAGTCACATGACCGCGACGCACACCGCATCCAGGGTGGCGGTGCCCGGCGAAACGGGGGAGGTGGCGCCGTCCACGCGCGCCGCCTCCCCGGTTCGACCGCTCCCTGCCCGTCCCGATCCCACTCGTCCGCTTCGCAGCAGGCAACGACTGCGGGCGCAGCTGACCGCCTGGGCGTTCATCGCCCCCGTCGTCGTCTACCTCGTCGTCTTCTACGCGTACCCGCTCTACCGCAACCTCGACCTGAGCTTCCGCGACTACACGCTCCGTTCGTTCATCGACGGGACGGCGCCCTTCGTCTGGTTCGACAACTACGCCCAGGTCATCCAGAGCTCGACGTTCACGCCCGCGCTCGTCAACACCGCCGTCTTCACCCTCGTGTCGATCGTGTTCCAGTTCTCGATCGGCCTCGCGCTGGCGGTGTTCTTCTTCAAGCGGTTCCCGCTCGCGGCCACCCTCCGCGCGCTCTTCCTCGTGCCGTGGCTGCTTCCCCTGCTCGTGTCCGCGTCCGTGTGGGCGTGGATGCTCAACAGCGAGTCGGGCATCGTCAATGCGGGCCTCGAGGCAATCGGCCTCACTCAGGTGAACTGGCTGACCTCACCGCAGTGGGCGATGGTGTCCGTGCTCCTCGCGAACATCTGGATCGGCATCCCGTTCAACCTGGTGATCCTCTACAGCGGCCTGCAGAACATCCCGGGGGAGGTCTACGAGGCGGCCTCGCTCGACGGCGCCAACGCCTGGCAGACGTTCTGGCGCATCACCTTCCCGCTGCTCCGGCCCGTGTCGGCGATCACGATCCTGCTCGGCCTCGTCTACACCCTGAAGGTGTTCGACATCATCTGGATCATGACCCGCGGCGGCCCCGGCGACGCGTCGGCCACGTTCGCGATCTGGTCGTACCGCCTCGGGTTCGGCGGCGGATCGCCAGAGCTGAGCCCGGCCGCGGCGGTGGGCAACCTGCTCATCGTGCTCGCGTTCGTGTTCGGCCTCATCTACATCCGCACGCAGCGTCGATTGGAGCGCGCATGACCTCCACGAGGAGGATCGGGAACACCGTGCTCGGCGTGATCTTCACGGCGCTGATGCTCTTCCCGCTCTACTGGATGATCAACGTCTCCCTGACGCAGCCGACGGACCTGCGGAAGGACCCGCCGAATCTCTTCCCGGTGAACCCGACCTTCGACGGGTACTCCCGGGTGCTCGGCGAGCAGTTGCCGTACCTCGGCACGAGCCTCGTCGTCGGGCTCGGCACGGTCGCGGTGACGCTCCTGCTGTCGGCGCCTGCCGCGTTCGCGCTCGCGAAGCTGCGCCCGCGCGGCGGCACGGCACTGAACTTCGTGCTCCTCATCGCCCAGATGATCCCCGGGATCATCATGGCGATGGGCTTCTACCTCATCTTCCACAACTGGGGCATCCTCGACACCGTCCCCGGCCTGATCCTCGCCGACTCGACCCTCGCCGTGCCCTTCGGGGTCCTCATCTTCACGGCGTTCATGGCGGGGATCCCAGAGGAACTCATGTCGGCCGCGAAGATCGACGGAGCCGGGCCGTGGCGTACCTTCCAATCGATCGTCATGCCCATCAGCCGCAATTCCGTCGTCACGGTGTCGCTCTTCACGTTCCTGTGGGCGTGGTCGGACTTCATCTTCGCCTCGACGCTCAACCGT harbors:
- a CDS encoding carbohydrate ABC transporter permease, which produces MTATHTASRVAVPGETGEVAPSTRAASPVRPLPARPDPTRPLRSRQRLRAQLTAWAFIAPVVVYLVVFYAYPLYRNLDLSFRDYTLRSFIDGTAPFVWFDNYAQVIQSSTFTPALVNTAVFTLVSIVFQFSIGLALAVFFFKRFPLAATLRALFLVPWLLPLLVSASVWAWMLNSESGIVNAGLEAIGLTQVNWLTSPQWAMVSVLLANIWIGIPFNLVILYSGLQNIPGEVYEAASLDGANAWQTFWRITFPLLRPVSAITILLGLVYTLKVFDIIWIMTRGGPGDASATFAIWSYRLGFGGGSPELSPAAAVGNLLIVLAFVFGLIYIRTQRRLERA
- a CDS encoding carbohydrate ABC transporter permease codes for the protein MTSTRRIGNTVLGVIFTALMLFPLYWMINVSLTQPTDLRKDPPNLFPVNPTFDGYSRVLGEQLPYLGTSLVVGLGTVAVTLLLSAPAAFALAKLRPRGGTALNFVLLIAQMIPGIIMAMGFYLIFHNWGILDTVPGLILADSTLAVPFGVLIFTAFMAGIPEELMSAAKIDGAGPWRTFQSIVMPISRNSVVTVSLFTFLWAWSDFIFASTLNRGGDLQPITMGIYKYIGNNTQDWNAIMATAVVASIPAAVLLVVAQRYVAAGVTAGAVKD